A window of Lagenorhynchus albirostris chromosome 11, mLagAlb1.1, whole genome shotgun sequence contains these coding sequences:
- the RASSF8 gene encoding ras association domain-containing protein 8, with protein MELKVWVDGVQRIVCGVTEVTTCQEVVIALAQAIGRTGRYTLIEKWRDTERHLAPHENPIISLNKWGQYASDVQLILRRTGPSLSERPTSDGVARVPERTLCRQSLPPLAKLRPQIDKAIKRREPKRKSLTFTGGAKGLMDIFGKGKETEFKQKVLNNCKATADELKKLIRLQTEKLQSIEKELESNEIEIRFWEQKYNSNLEEEIVRLEQKIKRNDVEIEEEEFWENELQIEQENEKQLKDQLQEIRQKITECESKLRDYLGQIQTMESGLEAEKLQREVQEAQVNEEEVKGKIGKVRGEIDIQGQQSLRLENGIKAVERSLGQATKRLQDKEQELEQLTKELRQVNLQQFIQQTGTKVTVLPAEPIEVEASHADLEREAPFQSGSLKRPGSSRQLPSNLRILQNPISSGFNPEGIYV; from the exons ATGGAACTTAAAGTATGGGTGGACGGAGTTCAGAGGATTGTTTGTGGTGTCACCGAAGTCACAACTTGCCAGGAAGTTGTCATAGCGTTAGCTCAAGCGATAG GTCGAACTGGAAGGTACACTCTTATAGAAAAATGGAGAGATACTGAAAGACACTTAGCACCTCATGAAAATCCTATCATATCCTTAAACAAATGGGGGCAGTACGCTAGTGACGTACAGCTGATTTTACGTCGAACGGGGCCGTCTCTCAGTGAGCGGCCCACGTCGGATGGTGTGGCTCGAGTTCCTGAAAGAACTTTATGCAGGCAGAGTTTGCCCCCCTTAGCTAAACTGAGGCCTCAGATTGACAAAGCAATCAAAAGGAGAGAGCCTAAAAGGAAATCGTTAACATTTACAGGAGGTGCCAAAGGGTTAATGGACATTTTtggaaaaggtaaagaaactgaatttaaaCAAAAGGTGCTGAATAACTGCAAAGCAACAGCAGATGAGTTAAAGAAGCTGATCCGCTTGCAGACAGAGAAGCTCCAATCCATTGAGAAAGAGCTAGaatcaaatgaaatagaaatacgATTTTGGGAGCAAAAATATAATTCTAACCTTGAAGAAGAAATTGTCCGCCTGGAGCAGAAGATCAAAAGAAACGATGtagaaattgaagaggaggaaTTCTGGGAAAATGAATTACAGATTgaacaggaaaatgaaaaacagctGAAAGATCAACTTcaagaaataagacagaaaataacaGAATGTGAGAGCAAATTAAGGGACTATTTGGGTCAAATCCAGACTATGGAAAGTGGTCTTGAAGCAGAAAAATTGCAACGGGAAGTTCAAGAGGCACAGGTCAATGAAGAAGAGGTTAAAGGAAAGATCGGTAAGGTCAGAGGGGAGATTGACATTCAAGGCCAGCAGAGTCTGAGGCTGGAAAATGGTATTAAAGCCGTGGAAAGGTCTCTTGGACAAGCCACCAAACGACTACAG GACAAAGAACAAGAATTGGAGCAGCTGACCAAGGAGCTGCGGCAAGTCAACCTCCAGCAGTTTATCCAGCAGACAGGGACGAAAGTCACCGTTTTGCCAGCAGAGCCCATCGAAGTGGAGGCCTCGCATGCAGACCTAGAAAGGG AGGCACCATTCCAGTCGGGGTCTCTGAAGCGACCTGGTTCCTCTCGGCAGCTCCCCAGTAATCTTCGTATTCTACAGAATCCTATCTCGTCTGGTTTTAATCCTGAAGGCATATATGTATAA